A stretch of the Theropithecus gelada isolate Dixy chromosome 7a, Tgel_1.0, whole genome shotgun sequence genome encodes the following:
- the BCL2A1 gene encoding bcl-2-related protein A1 isoform X1, which yields MTDCEFGYIYRLAQDYLQYVLQIPQPGLGPSKTSRVLQKVAFSVQKEVEKNLKPCLDNVNVASIDTARTLFNQVMEKEFEDGIINWGRIVTIFAFEGILIKKLLRQRIAPDVDTYKEISYFVAEFIMNNTGEWIRQNGGWENGFVKKFEPKSGWMTFLEVTGKICEMLSLLKQYC from the exons ATGACAGACTGTGAATTTGGATATATTTACAGGCTAGCACAGGACTATTTGCAGTACGTTCTGCAGATACCACAACCTGGATTGGGTCCAAGCAAAACGTCCAGAGTGCTACAAAAGGTTGCATTCTCAGTCCAAAAAGAAGTGGAAAAGAATCTGAAGCCATGCTTGGACAATGTTAATGTTGCATCCATAGACACTGCCAGAACACTATTCAATCAAGTGATGGAAAAGGAGTTTGAAGATGGCATCATTAACTGGGGAAGAATTGTAACCATATTTGCATTTGAAGGTATTCTCATCAAGAAACTTCTACGACAGCGAATTGCCCCGGATGTGGATACTTATAAGGAGATTTCATATTTTGTTGCTGAGTTCATAATGAATAACACAGGAGAATGGATAAGGCAAAACGGAGGCTGG GAAAATGGCTTTGTAAAGAAGTTTGAACCTAAATCTGGCTGGATGACTTTTCTAGAAGTTACAGGAAAGATCTGTGAAATGCTATCTCTCCTGAAGCAATACTGTTGA
- the BCL2A1 gene encoding bcl-2-related protein A1 isoform X2 gives MTDCEFGYIYRLAQDYLQYVLQIPQPGLGPSKTSRVLQKVAFSVQKEVEKNLKPCLDNVNVASIDTARTLFNQVMEKEFEDGIINWGRIVTIFAFEGILIKKLLRQRIAPDVDTYKEISYFVAEFIMNNTGEWIRQNGGWGKWHNHMPMLVESVAHKKKKMAL, from the exons ATGACAGACTGTGAATTTGGATATATTTACAGGCTAGCACAGGACTATTTGCAGTACGTTCTGCAGATACCACAACCTGGATTGGGTCCAAGCAAAACGTCCAGAGTGCTACAAAAGGTTGCATTCTCAGTCCAAAAAGAAGTGGAAAAGAATCTGAAGCCATGCTTGGACAATGTTAATGTTGCATCCATAGACACTGCCAGAACACTATTCAATCAAGTGATGGAAAAGGAGTTTGAAGATGGCATCATTAACTGGGGAAGAATTGTAACCATATTTGCATTTGAAGGTATTCTCATCAAGAAACTTCTACGACAGCGAATTGCCCCGGATGTGGATACTTATAAGGAGATTTCATATTTTGTTGCTGAGTTCATAATGAATAACACAGGAGAATGGATAAGGCAAAACGGAGGCTGG GGGAAATGGCACAATCACATGCCTATGCTAGTAGAGTCAGTGGCCCACAAGAAGAA GAAAATGGCTTTGTAA
- the BCL2A1 gene encoding bcl-2-related protein A1 isoform X3, producing the protein MTDCEFGYIYRLAQDYLQYVLQIPQPGLGPSKTSRVLQKVAFSVQKEVEKNLKPCLDNVNVASIDTARTLFNQVMEKEFEDGIINWGRIVTIFAFEGILIKKLLRQRIAPDVDTYKEISYFVAEFIMNNTGEWIRQNGGWGKWHNHMPMLVESVAHKKKKMAL; encoded by the exons ATGACAGACTGTGAATTTGGATATATTTACAGGCTAGCACAGGACTATTTGCAGTACGTTCTGCAGATACCACAACCTGGATTGGGTCCAAGCAAAACGTCCAGAGTGCTACAAAAGGTTGCATTCTCAGTCCAAAAAGAAGTGGAAAAGAATCTGAAGCCATGCTTGGACAATGTTAATGTTGCATCCATAGACACTGCCAGAACACTATTCAATCAAGTGATGGAAAAGGAGTTTGAAGATGGCATCATTAACTGGGGAAGAATTGTAACCATATTTGCATTTGAAGGTATTCTCATCAAGAAACTTCTACGACAGCGAATTGCCCCGGATGTGGATACTTATAAGGAGATTTCATATTTTGTTGCTGAGTTCATAATGAATAACACAGGAGAATGGATAAGGCAAAACGGAGGCTGG GGGAAATGGCACAATCACATGCCTATGCTAGTAGAGTCAGTGGCCCACAAGAAGAA